The following proteins are encoded in a genomic region of Thermococcus pacificus:
- a CDS encoding rhomboid family intramembrane serine protease, with the protein MGLERYFYRYGKATFSLFLINAAVYVVEAVLSGNPISIGSNVLLLLGQWNYAVLNGAWWQLFTAMFVHVGILHIGFNMYFLLMMGRQLEHILGPKRLVMVYIVSGLMGNLLTLVLLPPNTVSAGASGALFGIAGTLIVMMGVIGGNMQGALVNAFVLFLINSILPGVNPYAHLGGLLVGMVIGYYYGKKIRRRMVLAYGYGYY; encoded by the coding sequence ATGGGCCTTGAGCGCTATTTCTACCGCTATGGAAAGGCGACCTTCAGCCTCTTCCTGATAAACGCCGCGGTCTACGTGGTGGAGGCCGTTCTGAGCGGCAATCCAATAAGTATAGGCTCAAACGTCCTGCTCTTGCTCGGCCAGTGGAACTACGCAGTGCTCAACGGAGCATGGTGGCAGCTCTTCACAGCCATGTTCGTCCACGTCGGGATACTCCACATAGGCTTCAACATGTACTTCCTCCTCATGATGGGCAGACAGCTGGAGCACATATTGGGGCCGAAGAGGCTGGTGATGGTCTACATCGTCTCGGGCCTCATGGGAAACCTATTGACGCTCGTCCTGCTGCCGCCGAACACCGTCAGCGCCGGTGCGAGCGGAGCGCTCTTCGGAATAGCGGGAACTCTGATAGTCATGATGGGTGTCATCGGCGGCAACATGCAGGGGGCCCTGGTGAACGCCTTCGTGCTCTTCCTGATAAACAGCATCCTGCCGGGGGTCAACCCATACGCCCACCTCGGCGGCTTGCTCGTTGGTATGGTCATCGGCTATTACTATGGCAAGAAGATCCGGAGACGTATGGTCCTCGCCTACGGATACGGCTACTACTGA
- a CDS encoding bifunctional fructose-bisphosphatase/inositol-phosphate phosphatase — MEIAWNEIARSLALDVEKVVMPLFGTSRAGETVGMNVSGDVTKYVDKVAEDLVIERLKPLGVNIVSEEIGFIDNGSDYTVVVDPIDGSYNFAAGIPIFAFSFAVFKGKKPVYGSIHEFVPRHFYEAVPGEGAFMDGERIYVRKPERGKEALSFYTRGRCTGLIKRVKRVRVLGAIAVELTYLAKGALDGVLDIRNYVRPTDIAAGVLIAREAGAIVTDERGKELEVHLSATEQTNVIAVNDEYLLKIILEELENGP, encoded by the coding sequence ATGGAGATAGCGTGGAACGAAATAGCGAGGAGCTTGGCTTTGGACGTTGAGAAGGTCGTTATGCCGCTCTTCGGAACGTCCCGGGCTGGAGAGACAGTGGGGATGAACGTGAGCGGCGACGTCACCAAGTACGTCGACAAGGTGGCTGAAGACCTTGTCATCGAGAGGCTCAAACCCCTCGGGGTCAACATAGTCAGCGAGGAGATAGGCTTCATAGACAACGGGAGCGACTACACCGTCGTCGTCGACCCGATAGACGGCTCCTACAACTTCGCCGCGGGGATTCCCATCTTCGCCTTCAGCTTCGCCGTCTTCAAGGGAAAGAAGCCGGTCTACGGCTCGATACACGAGTTCGTGCCGAGGCACTTCTACGAGGCGGTTCCGGGCGAAGGTGCCTTCATGGACGGGGAGAGGATTTACGTGAGGAAGCCGGAGCGTGGAAAGGAAGCCCTCAGCTTCTACACGCGCGGAAGGTGCACCGGGCTTATAAAGAGGGTCAAGCGCGTTCGCGTTCTTGGAGCTATAGCGGTGGAGCTCACCTACCTCGCGAAGGGGGCTTTGGACGGAGTCTTAGACATAAGGAACTACGTGAGGCCGACGGATATAGCGGCTGGCGTTCTCATAGCGAGGGAAGCCGGGGCCATTGTGACGGACGAGCGGGGAAAGGAGCTTGAGGTCCACCTGAGCGCCACAGAGCAGACCAACGTGATAGCGGTTAACGACGAATACCTTCTGAAAATCATCCTGGAGGAGCTGGAAAATGGGCCTTGA
- a CDS encoding DUF63 family protein, which yields MGLYEFFYKYFVLPIKENQGYNPVNTVTYAIILGIAVILLYKMLKRMGIRVDDRFFKALIPYIILGPLMRGMTDVGILPRTYLTVSPGGYFVIAAFAIASLYVVWKHIGPGEKLYPLYRDFGWILVGGLLFVLVINLDRVSFNWKALGYFVPFLIIAEAFIWLIAKKAPLIADNKTLFYTHFYDATTTFVGIQFFGFWEQHVLARWLMDTLGTPAVMYLEKFFILLPVVWILDREMKDEDPDLINFVKLTVFILGFGPGTRNLLIMLMGGG from the coding sequence ATGGGGCTCTACGAGTTCTTTTACAAGTACTTCGTGCTCCCAATCAAGGAGAACCAGGGTTACAACCCAGTGAACACGGTAACCTACGCGATAATTCTGGGCATAGCAGTCATACTGCTCTACAAGATGCTCAAGCGCATGGGCATCAGGGTCGACGACCGCTTCTTCAAGGCATTAATCCCCTACATAATCCTCGGCCCGCTTATGAGGGGCATGACTGACGTTGGAATCCTGCCGAGGACATACTTAACGGTCAGCCCCGGTGGCTACTTCGTCATAGCGGCCTTCGCGATAGCGTCCCTCTACGTCGTGTGGAAGCACATCGGGCCGGGCGAGAAGCTCTATCCCCTCTACAGGGACTTTGGATGGATTCTCGTTGGTGGTCTGCTCTTCGTGCTGGTGATAAACCTTGACAGGGTAAGCTTCAACTGGAAGGCTCTGGGGTACTTCGTTCCTTTCCTCATCATAGCGGAAGCGTTCATCTGGCTCATTGCGAAGAAGGCCCCGCTCATCGCGGACAACAAGACACTCTTCTACACACATTTCTACGACGCGACGACGACCTTCGTCGGAATCCAGTTCTTCGGCTTCTGGGAGCAGCACGTTCTTGCGAGATGGCTGATGGATACGCTGGGAACTCCCGCGGTGATGTACCTTGAGAAGTTCTTCATCCTCCTGCCGGTGGTCTGGATACTCGATAGGGAAATGAAGGATGAAGACCCCGATTTAATCAACTTCGTGAAGCTTACCGTGTTCATCCTCGGCTTTGGACCGGGGACGAGGAACCTGCTGATAATGCTCATGGGTGGTGGTTGA
- a CDS encoding NAD(P)-dependent glycerol-1-phosphate dehydrogenase: MHLMQLPREVLLGENLVGEVVNVANRLGLGRKALVLYGPRTKKIAGKDVEDVLREEYEVEGVTVKGATMEEVERVLSIIGDHGSDWLIAVGGGSIIDVAKLASFKAGVPFISFPTTASHDGIASANASIKDLGSKTSVKAVPPIAVIADVKVIKTAPYRYLAAGVGDMISNLTAVRDWQLAHRIKGEYYSEYAASLSLMSAKMVIKNADIIRLGNEESVRKVVKGLISCGVAMSIAGSSRPASGAEHLFSHALDMIAPKPALHGEQVGVGTIIMAYLHGLKWERVRETLKRVGAPTNAYELGIEPELVIEALTIAHTIRPERYTILGKDGLTREAAEKAAKITGVI; the protein is encoded by the coding sequence GTGCACCTGATGCAGCTCCCGCGAGAAGTGCTTCTGGGCGAGAACCTGGTCGGGGAGGTCGTCAACGTTGCGAATAGACTTGGACTTGGAAGGAAAGCTCTCGTGCTCTACGGCCCGAGGACGAAGAAGATAGCTGGGAAAGATGTTGAGGACGTCCTCCGGGAGGAGTATGAAGTTGAGGGCGTGACCGTTAAGGGCGCGACGATGGAAGAGGTGGAGAGGGTCCTTTCGATAATCGGTGACCACGGCTCTGACTGGCTCATCGCCGTTGGCGGAGGGAGCATAATCGACGTGGCGAAGTTGGCTTCCTTCAAAGCGGGGGTTCCCTTCATCAGCTTCCCAACAACGGCTTCCCATGACGGCATAGCGAGTGCCAACGCCTCAATAAAGGACCTGGGCTCGAAGACCTCCGTTAAGGCAGTCCCTCCCATAGCGGTCATAGCGGACGTGAAGGTGATAAAGACCGCCCCCTACCGCTATTTGGCGGCGGGAGTCGGTGACATGATAAGCAACCTGACGGCAGTAAGGGACTGGCAGCTGGCCCACAGGATAAAGGGTGAGTACTACAGTGAGTATGCTGCTTCGCTGAGCTTGATGAGCGCCAAGATGGTGATAAAGAACGCCGACATCATAAGGCTCGGCAATGAGGAGAGCGTTAGAAAGGTCGTCAAGGGCCTGATCTCCTGCGGCGTCGCCATGAGCATAGCGGGTTCCTCAAGACCTGCCAGCGGTGCGGAGCACCTCTTCAGCCACGCTCTCGACATGATAGCCCCGAAACCAGCGCTGCACGGCGAGCAGGTCGGCGTCGGGACGATAATAATGGCCTACCTCCACGGCCTCAAGTGGGAGCGCGTTAGGGAAACCTTAAAGAGGGTTGGTGCGCCAACTAACGCATACGAGTTGGGAATCGAGCCCGAGCTTGTAATCGAGGCCCTTACCATAGCCCACACCATACGGCCCGAGCGCTATACAATCCTCGGGAAGGACGGTTTGACGAGAGAAGCAGCCGAAAAGGCCGCTAAAATCACAGGGGTCATCTGA
- a CDS encoding UPF0179 family protein — protein MAIITLVGEKLARPGVEFIFYGPAEPCKTCKLAGVCVGNLEPGRRYKILRVRSMPSHSCPLHEGKVRVVEVVEPSIEVAIEPRLAIAGSVIKLQFADCSDKEKADLFRPEGLLEGDQVKIIEVTGEVECDGKTYKVAKVMRKKD, from the coding sequence ATGGCAATAATCACGTTAGTTGGGGAAAAGCTGGCAAGGCCTGGGGTTGAGTTCATATTCTACGGCCCTGCTGAGCCGTGCAAGACGTGCAAGCTTGCTGGAGTCTGCGTTGGAAACCTCGAGCCCGGACGGAGGTATAAAATCCTCCGCGTAAGGAGCATGCCCTCCCACTCATGCCCCCTCCACGAGGGCAAGGTGAGGGTCGTCGAGGTAGTGGAGCCGAGCATCGAGGTGGCAATAGAGCCGAGGCTCGCTATAGCGGGCTCGGTGATAAAGCTCCAGTTCGCGGACTGCAGCGATAAGGAGAAGGCAGACCTCTTCCGGCCCGAGGGCCTCCTTGAGGGCGACCAGGTGAAGATAATCGAGGTAACCGGGGAAGTAGAGTGCGACGGGAAGACCTACAAGGTCGCCAAGGTCATGCGCAAGAAGGATTAA
- a CDS encoding 5-oxoprolinase subunit C family protein — MIELLKVPSLLTVQDSGRKGYRKLGVPVSGYMDDYSARIANYLVGNPGDAPLLEFLLAGPTLRFNASAVFAVAGDVDLKLNGLPIEPWESHWAKRGDVLEVGTLRSGLYGYIAFAGGIKCEKLLGSCSTYSRANLGRPLKAGDRLTLGYAILAGKEGRSLHRDLRPDYSGNEREIRVLLGPNLEHFTEEGVGTFISETYTVTPESDRMGYRFDGPAIGHSSLGADIVTEPLVPGAVQVPANGKPIVMMRDAQTTGGYAKIATVISADLHLLAQSRPGTRVRFKAVNVEEAQEILRRCEKTLRAIEEFLAGKMKSYRIRTFGEEKIAFTKVEKGG; from the coding sequence TTGATTGAGCTTCTTAAAGTTCCCTCCCTTCTGACGGTGCAGGATTCTGGCAGGAAAGGCTACAGAAAACTCGGCGTCCCCGTCTCTGGTTACATGGACGATTACTCAGCGAGGATAGCCAACTACCTCGTCGGAAACCCCGGTGATGCACCTCTCCTGGAGTTCCTCCTCGCTGGGCCGACGCTGAGATTCAACGCTTCAGCAGTCTTTGCCGTTGCAGGGGACGTTGATTTGAAACTTAACGGCCTTCCCATTGAACCCTGGGAGAGCCACTGGGCGAAGAGGGGCGACGTTCTTGAAGTGGGGACTCTTAGGAGCGGGCTCTACGGCTACATCGCCTTCGCGGGTGGAATAAAGTGTGAAAAATTACTTGGAAGCTGTTCAACATACTCAAGGGCGAACCTTGGAAGGCCGCTAAAGGCTGGGGATAGACTCACCCTGGGCTACGCCATCCTGGCCGGTAAGGAAGGGCGCTCTCTGCATAGAGACCTCAGGCCCGACTACTCAGGCAACGAGAGAGAAATAAGGGTCCTCCTCGGGCCGAACCTGGAGCACTTTACCGAGGAAGGCGTCGGGACGTTCATAAGCGAGACCTACACCGTAACTCCTGAATCTGACAGGATGGGCTACAGGTTTGACGGGCCGGCAATAGGGCACTCCTCCCTTGGAGCCGATATCGTAACCGAGCCGCTTGTGCCCGGGGCCGTTCAGGTTCCCGCGAACGGAAAGCCGATAGTGATGATGCGTGACGCTCAGACAACCGGCGGCTACGCGAAGATAGCGACGGTGATAAGCGCCGATTTGCACCTCTTGGCTCAGAGCAGGCCAGGAACAAGGGTGCGCTTTAAAGCAGTAAACGTTGAAGAGGCCCAGGAAATCCTGAGAAGGTGCGAGAAAACACTGAGGGCAATAGAAGAGTTCCTTGCGGGAAAAATGAAATCCTACAGGATCAGAACCTTTGGGGAAGAGAAAATAGCCTTCACAAAAGTGGAAAAAGGAGGTTAA
- the pxpB gene encoding 5-oxoprolinase subunit PxpB: MQPVINPAGDSTLLISFGETIDEGINERVHAIARAIEKAGFEWLVETVPAYSSLLVIYDPLKVTYTEVEASIKPLLNAEGCTVEGRLVKIPVVYGGKYGPDIEFVAEHNGLTVDDVIEIHSRPVYRVYFLGFLPGFAYLGGMDERIATPRLEKPRLKVPAGSVGIAGKQTGIYPLESPGGWRLIGRTPLRLFNPAKEPPTLLQPGDRVKFVPIDEEEFRELYEKEWGEGVD, translated from the coding sequence ATGCAACCTGTAATAAATCCTGCCGGGGACTCCACTCTTCTGATCTCCTTTGGTGAGACCATAGACGAGGGGATAAACGAGAGAGTTCACGCAATAGCGAGGGCAATAGAAAAGGCGGGCTTTGAGTGGCTGGTCGAGACGGTTCCGGCTTACTCCTCGCTCTTGGTGATTTACGACCCCCTTAAAGTCACCTACACCGAAGTCGAAGCTTCAATAAAGCCCCTGCTGAATGCCGAGGGGTGTACCGTTGAGGGCAGGCTCGTTAAAATACCTGTGGTTTACGGCGGTAAATACGGGCCGGACATCGAGTTCGTGGCGGAGCACAACGGCCTCACCGTTGATGACGTTATCGAGATTCACTCCAGGCCTGTTTACCGCGTCTACTTCCTCGGCTTCCTTCCCGGCTTTGCTTACCTCGGCGGAATGGATGAGCGCATAGCAACGCCCCGCCTGGAAAAGCCTCGCCTGAAAGTTCCGGCCGGTTCGGTTGGCATAGCGGGAAAGCAAACTGGAATTTACCCCCTCGAAAGCCCCGGCGGCTGGCGGCTAATAGGGAGGACACCTTTGAGGCTGTTCAACCCTGCAAAAGAACCGCCAACCCTTCTCCAGCCCGGTGATAGGGTGAAGTTCGTGCCGATAGATGAGGAGGAGTTCAGGGAGCTGTACGAGAAGGAATGGGGTGAAGGCGTTGATTGA
- a CDS encoding LamB/YcsF family protein, whose product MKVDLNSDLGESFGRYKLGLDEEVMKYISSANIATGWHAGDPIVMRKTVRLAKENSVAVGAHPGYPDLLGFGRRYMKLSPEEARNYILYQVGALYAFARAEGLELQHVKPHGALYNALVKEEELARAVIEGIADFDRKLIFVTLSGSRPAEIAEEMGVKVAHEVFADRAYNPDGTLVPRSKPGAVIHDKDEIAERVVSMVKDGGVRAINGEWVELKADTICVHGDNPKAVEIAKYIRDVLEREGVKIVPMKEIVR is encoded by the coding sequence ATGAAGGTTGACCTAAACTCCGACCTTGGCGAGAGCTTTGGAAGGTACAAGCTCGGCCTCGATGAGGAGGTTATGAAGTATATAAGCTCGGCCAACATCGCGACCGGCTGGCACGCCGGCGATCCAATCGTCATGAGAAAGACGGTGAGGCTCGCGAAAGAGAACAGCGTAGCCGTTGGCGCGCATCCGGGCTACCCAGACCTGCTCGGATTTGGAAGGAGATACATGAAGCTTTCTCCAGAGGAAGCGAGAAACTACATCCTTTATCAGGTGGGTGCACTTTACGCCTTTGCCAGAGCAGAAGGCCTTGAGCTACAGCACGTTAAGCCTCACGGTGCCCTCTACAACGCCCTCGTGAAGGAGGAAGAGCTTGCGAGGGCCGTCATCGAGGGAATAGCGGATTTTGACAGAAAGCTAATCTTCGTGACCCTCTCAGGCTCAAGGCCTGCTGAAATAGCGGAGGAGATGGGCGTTAAGGTTGCCCACGAGGTCTTCGCCGATAGGGCCTACAACCCGGATGGTACGCTCGTCCCCCGCTCGAAACCCGGTGCCGTGATACACGATAAGGACGAGATAGCGGAGCGCGTGGTTTCGATGGTCAAGGACGGCGGGGTTAGAGCCATAAACGGCGAGTGGGTGGAACTTAAAGCCGACACCATCTGCGTCCACGGGGACAACCCGAAGGCTGTGGAGATTGCAAAGTACATCAGAGATGTCCTTGAAAGGGAAGGCGTTAAGATAGTGCCGATGAAAGAAATCGTTCGGTGA
- a CDS encoding type II toxin-antitoxin system VapC family toxin translates to MREDGKVRVIDAAIFIQGVDVEGVTTPKVVEEVKDPESRLFLESLISAGKVRVLVPSKESIEAVKDAARRTGELNELSEADLEILALAYELNGVLFTDDYNLQNIARTLGTEFKTLKRGIKRVIRWNYVCIGCGRKFEEMPPDGVCPDCGSPVRLIPRKKRRQRRR, encoded by the coding sequence ATGAGGGAAGACGGAAAAGTCCGGGTAATCGATGCGGCGATATTCATCCAGGGCGTTGACGTAGAAGGCGTAACCACTCCCAAGGTCGTCGAAGAGGTAAAGGATCCTGAATCGAGGCTTTTCTTGGAGAGCCTGATAAGCGCGGGCAAGGTCAGGGTTCTGGTTCCCTCGAAGGAGAGCATCGAGGCCGTTAAAGACGCCGCGAGGAGGACGGGCGAGCTGAATGAGCTGAGCGAGGCCGATTTGGAAATCCTCGCGTTGGCCTACGAGCTTAACGGTGTTCTCTTCACCGACGACTACAACCTCCAGAACATAGCCAGAACTCTCGGCACAGAGTTCAAAACGCTAAAGCGCGGTATAAAGCGCGTCATCCGCTGGAACTACGTCTGCATCGGTTGCGGGAGAAAATTTGAGGAGATGCCCCCGGATGGAGTCTGCCCCGACTGCGGAAGTCCCGTGAGGCTGATCCCGAGGAAAAAGAGGCGTCAAAGGCGTAGGTAG
- a CDS encoding adenylate kinase family protein, which yields MIIAVTGTPGVGKTTVSKLLAERLKYGYVNLRDYALEKGLGEMKGDELELDVDELAENFARDFSGKDVVVDSHLAHYMPADIVVVLRAHPRLVGERLKARGYSKEKVGENVEAELVDVILVEALEENENVIEVDTTGKTPEEVVEEILGLLEKGVKRRVGVVDWSGVYDEVVPYLRL from the coding sequence GTGATCATAGCGGTAACCGGGACTCCAGGAGTGGGAAAAACCACGGTTTCGAAGCTCCTCGCGGAGAGGTTGAAATATGGCTATGTGAACCTCAGGGACTACGCCCTTGAGAAGGGTCTTGGAGAGATGAAAGGGGACGAGCTGGAGCTGGACGTTGATGAGCTGGCCGAGAACTTCGCCAGGGACTTCAGCGGTAAGGACGTTGTCGTTGACAGCCACCTCGCCCACTACATGCCCGCCGATATCGTGGTCGTCCTGAGGGCCCATCCGAGGCTTGTAGGGGAAAGACTGAAAGCGAGAGGCTATTCGAAGGAGAAAGTTGGGGAAAACGTTGAGGCGGAGCTGGTCGATGTTATCCTTGTGGAGGCCCTCGAAGAAAACGAGAACGTAATCGAGGTTGACACGACCGGAAAGACGCCGGAGGAAGTTGTTGAGGAGATACTGGGTCTCCTTGAGAAAGGAGTTAAGAGAAGGGTCGGCGTCGTTGACTGGAGCGGAGTTTACGATGAGGTTGTCCCCTACCTACGCCTTTGA
- a CDS encoding restriction endonuclease subunit S domain-containing protein: MKIELIIPRERFKAIKGKDINALLRENLPKAEETLKADREEFLCEKIGKLEEKLREMESEIEELREFYEKALRDKELMMAERDRLRKENAELRAKFEEKKSGLEKVHKT, translated from the coding sequence ATGAAGATAGAACTCATTATTCCTCGTGAGAGGTTCAAAGCCATCAAGGGCAAAGATATAAACGCCCTCCTCAGAGAAAACCTGCCGAAGGCGGAGGAGACACTAAAGGCCGACCGGGAGGAGTTCCTCTGCGAGAAGATTGGAAAACTCGAGGAAAAGCTCCGCGAGATGGAAAGCGAGATTGAAGAGCTCAGGGAGTTCTACGAGAAAGCCTTGAGGGATAAGGAGCTAATGATGGCGGAGCGCGACAGGCTCAGAAAGGAAAACGCTGAGCTGAGGGCGAAGTTCGAGGAGAAGAAAAGTGGGCTGGAGAAGGTTCACAAAACGTGA
- a CDS encoding type II toxin-antitoxin system VapC family toxin encodes MIRVYLDTNVLLNVWFKEENPKTGEKLWEASLQILKLIENGKIEGVVSIFTLMESAHVFKRNKLNPERVKEIEDVGIEVYIPNELTLIDAFSFQLKLGTDPYDSVALASALASGCDVLITRDEDFRKKAENQIMILSPEEFLEWIAASGGL; translated from the coding sequence ATGATTAGGGTCTATCTCGACACAAACGTCCTCCTGAACGTCTGGTTCAAGGAGGAGAACCCCAAAACTGGAGAGAAGCTGTGGGAAGCCTCCCTTCAGATTTTAAAACTTATCGAAAACGGAAAGATTGAAGGTGTCGTTTCGATATTCACGCTGATGGAAAGTGCCCACGTGTTCAAAAGAAACAAGTTGAATCCCGAAAGGGTCAAAGAGATTGAGGACGTTGGTATTGAGGTTTACATTCCCAACGAACTGACTCTGATTGATGCGTTCTCTTTTCAGTTGAAACTCGGCACTGACCCTTACGATTCTGTGGCGCTGGCATCCGCACTGGCGTCGGGGTGTGATGTCCTGATAACGCGAGACGAAGACTTTAGAAAGAAGGCGGAGAATCAGATAATGATCTTGAGCCCTGAAGAATTCCTTGAATGGATTGCGGCGAGTGGAGGTCTATGA
- a CDS encoding DNA-3-methyladenine glycosylase family protein gives MVEVDIQKTAHEMIRNGTWKFEGGIFYQALRLPGGKAVVAGYNGEDFIIPEDLDDGDKRLIEERLFFILGLGTDLDSFYAEISDSPFAFLAEEFRGLTVPAAPSPYQALMEAIAQQQVSFDFAQRTIANLVMLAGKRVGEVYAFPRPEEIAQLGEEKLREAKLGYRAQYIKNLTALYLEGKLGLDLWGWGVEDAIKYLTKFRGIGKWTAELFLAYGLRKNVYPAGDLGLRRGMAKIFGKRVKEVKERDVREVIEPYGKWKSLLAFYVTCYDRKTELERKVKIQNRRKNSGW, from the coding sequence ATGGTTGAGGTTGACATCCAGAAGACGGCCCATGAGATGATACGCAACGGCACCTGGAAGTTCGAAGGAGGGATATTTTACCAGGCCCTCCGCCTTCCGGGTGGAAAAGCGGTTGTGGCAGGTTACAATGGGGAGGACTTCATAATCCCCGAGGACCTCGATGATGGCGATAAAAGGCTCATCGAGGAAAGACTCTTCTTCATCCTCGGCCTCGGCACTGACCTGGACTCCTTCTACGCAGAGATAAGCGATTCGCCCTTTGCATTCCTTGCCGAGGAGTTCCGGGGTTTAACTGTCCCTGCCGCCCCAAGCCCGTACCAGGCGCTGATGGAGGCCATAGCGCAGCAGCAGGTGAGCTTCGACTTCGCCCAGAGGACGATTGCAAACCTCGTGATGCTCGCTGGAAAGCGGGTTGGAGAGGTCTACGCCTTTCCAAGGCCAGAAGAAATAGCCCAACTGGGTGAGGAAAAGCTCAGGGAGGCGAAGCTCGGCTACCGCGCCCAATACATAAAGAACCTGACGGCACTCTACCTCGAAGGGAAGCTCGGCCTCGACCTGTGGGGCTGGGGTGTGGAAGATGCCATAAAGTACCTGACGAAGTTCAGAGGAATAGGAAAGTGGACGGCCGAGCTCTTTTTGGCCTACGGCCTGAGGAAGAACGTCTATCCGGCTGGCGACCTCGGACTTAGAAGGGGAATGGCGAAGATTTTTGGGAAGAGAGTGAAGGAAGTGAAGGAGCGGGACGTGCGGGAAGTAATCGAGCCCTACGGGAAGTGGAAGAGTTTGCTGGCCTTTTATGTAACCTGCTACGACAGGAAGACGGAGCTGGAGAGGAAAGTTAAAATACAAAACCGACGAAAAAATTCTGGGTGGTGA
- a CDS encoding NfeD family protein, producing MRLNVALTILVLLMVFLPGVSAQGGTVYVAKVDGMITGYTVDQFDRYITMAEDANAEALIIELNTPGGRADAMQAIVSRIQSSKVPVIIYVHPSGGMAASAGTYIALGSHLIAMTPGTVIGACRPILGYGQNGSIVEAPPKITNFYVAYIRELAQMSGRNETLAEEFITEDRSVTPEEALKYGVIEVIATDVGDLLQKADGMETKLPVDGKGKVTLRLRDARLVYIEPSFRDTVVKYITDPTIAYLLINIGMIGLIFGFLTPGWHVPETIGAIMLVLGLVGLGYFGYESAGLVLLILAMIFFIAEALTPTFGLFTVAGVITFIVGGIMLFSGSGGEYLVTGETYSILRIAIIVTAVLLGLFFLFGVAAVVRAHKRKPEAGKEELVGTVGKVVEDLDPEGVVKLRGELWKARSSDGSRIPVGEKVRVVKVEGLTLIVKKVEGNEEG from the coding sequence ATGAGGCTGAACGTTGCCCTGACAATCCTGGTTTTGCTCATGGTGTTCCTTCCCGGCGTGAGCGCCCAGGGCGGCACCGTTTACGTTGCGAAGGTAGACGGGATGATAACCGGCTACACCGTCGACCAGTTCGACAGGTACATCACCATGGCCGAGGATGCGAACGCCGAGGCACTGATAATCGAGCTGAACACGCCAGGCGGCAGGGCCGACGCGATGCAGGCCATCGTTTCTAGAATACAGAGCTCAAAGGTTCCAGTTATAATCTACGTCCACCCCTCCGGGGGAATGGCAGCCTCTGCCGGAACATACATAGCCCTCGGGTCCCACCTCATCGCAATGACTCCCGGGACTGTCATAGGGGCCTGCCGGCCGATACTCGGCTACGGGCAGAACGGAAGCATCGTCGAGGCCCCCCCAAAGATAACCAACTTCTACGTCGCTTACATACGTGAGCTGGCCCAGATGAGCGGCAGGAACGAGACGCTGGCAGAGGAGTTCATAACCGAGGACAGGAGCGTGACGCCTGAGGAAGCGCTCAAATACGGCGTCATCGAGGTCATAGCCACCGACGTCGGTGACCTACTCCAGAAGGCGGACGGCATGGAGACGAAGCTCCCCGTTGACGGAAAGGGAAAAGTAACCCTCCGCCTCAGGGACGCCCGCCTCGTTTACATCGAGCCGTCGTTCAGGGACACGGTCGTAAAGTACATAACCGACCCAACCATCGCGTACCTGCTCATCAACATAGGCATGATAGGGCTTATATTCGGCTTCCTGACCCCCGGCTGGCACGTCCCGGAGACCATCGGCGCCATAATGCTGGTTCTCGGTCTCGTCGGGCTTGGCTACTTCGGCTACGAGAGCGCGGGGCTGGTTCTTCTGATCCTCGCAATGATATTCTTCATCGCGGAGGCGCTGACGCCTACCTTCGGCCTCTTCACGGTCGCGGGCGTGATAACCTTCATCGTCGGGGGGATAATGCTCTTCAGCGGCAGCGGGGGTGAATACCTGGTGACTGGTGAAACATACTCGATACTCAGGATAGCAATAATAGTGACGGCCGTACTCCTTGGCCTGTTCTTCCTCTTCGGCGTCGCCGCCGTGGTGCGGGCCCACAAGAGGAAGCCCGAAGCCGGGAAGGAGGAACTGGTGGGAACCGTTGGGAAGGTCGTGGAAGACCTCGATCCCGAGGGAGTCGTCAAACTCCGCGGGGAGCTCTGGAAGGCGAGGAGCAGTGATGGCAGCAGGATACCCGTGGGGGAGAAGGTGAGGGTGGTGAAGGTGGAAGGTCTCACTCTTATAGTCAAAAAAGTTGAAGGAAATGAGGAGGGATGA